One window from the genome of Malus domestica chromosome 01, GDT2T_hap1 encodes:
- the LOC103408571 gene encoding 2,3-bisphosphoglycerate-dependent phosphoglycerate mutase 1-like isoform X2, with protein MVATAFRHPVGIFHLHCSVGETGSARNCRQSSFRFISKNFEVDVRLLRKEHCSSRQCKLHVVCSSSSQASTTDPILSTSQGESSLVLIRHGESLWNEKNLFTGCVDVPLTKRGVDEAIEAGKRISNIPVDMIYTSSLIRAQMTAMLAMTQHRRKKVPIIVHNESRQAETWSQIYSGDTKKQSIPVITAWQLNERMYGELQGLNKLETSERYGKEKVHEWRRSYDIPPPSGESLEMCSQRAVAYFREQIEPQLQSGKNVLVAAHGNSLRSIIMYLERLTSQEVIRLELSTGVPLLYIYKEGEFMRRGSPVGPTEPGVYAHTKSLALYRQELDKRLP; from the exons ATGGTTGCGACAGCTTTTCGCCATCCTGTTGGAATTTTTCACCTCCATTGTTCAGTTGGTGAGACTGGCTCTGCCAGAAATTGTAGGCAGTCATCTTTCAGATTTATCTCTAAAAATTTTGAGGTCGATGTTCGCCTGCTTAGAAAAGAACATTGTAGCTCTAGACAGTGTAAGCTGCACGTAGTTTGTTCATCGTCTTCCCAAGCTTCGACAACTGATCCAATTTTGTCTACCTCGCAAG GTGAAAGTTCTTTGGTCTTAATTCGTCATGGCGAATCTTTGTGGAATGAGAAGAACTTGTTCACCGGTTGTGTTGATGTGCCTTTAACCAAGAGAGGTGTTGATGAAGCAATAGAAGCTGGTAAGAGAATTAGCAACATCCCTGTAGATATGATTTACACATCTTCGCTAATTCGTGCACAGATGACGGCTATGCTTGCCATGACTCAACACCGCCGGAAGAAG GTGCCAATCATTGTGCATAACGAGAGTAGACAGGCGGAAACATGGAGTCAAATTTACAGTGGAGATACTAAAAAGCAATCAATTCCAGTTATAACTGCTTGGCAATTAAACGAAAGAAT GTATGGTGAATTACAAGGTCTTAATAAGCTGGAGACATCTGAGAGATATGGAAAAGAGAAAGTGCATGAGTGGCGTCGGAGTTATGATATTCCTCCTCCCAGTGGTGAGAGTTTGGAAATGTGTTCTCAAAGAGCTGTAGCCTATTTTAGAGAACAG ATTGAACCACAACTACAATCTGGAAAGAACGTTCTGGTTGCTGCCCACGGAAATTCATTGAGGTCTATTATTATGTATCTCGAGAGACTAACTTCTCAAGAG GTTATTAGGTTAGAGTTATCAACCGGAGTACCACTGCTCTATATCTATAAGGAGGGAGAGTTTATGAGGAGGGGAAGTCCAGTTGGACCTACAGAACCTGGTGTGTATGCACATACTAAG AGTTTAGCACTTTACAGGCAAGAATTGGATAAAAGGTTGCCTTGA
- the LOC103408571 gene encoding 2,3-bisphosphoglycerate-dependent phosphoglycerate mutase 1-like isoform X1 translates to MVATAFRHPVGIFHLHCSVGETGSARNCRQSSFRFISKNFEVDVRLLRKEHCSSRQCKLHVVCSSSSQASTTDPILSTSQGESSLVLIRHGESLWNEKNLFTGCVDVPLTKRGVDEAIEAGKRISNIPVDMIYTSSLIRAQMTAMLAMTQHRRKKVPIIVHNESRQAETWSQIYSGDTKKQSIPVITAWQLNERMYGELQGLNKLETSERYGKEKVHEWRRSYDIPPPSGESLEMCSQRAVAYFREQIEPQLQSGKNVLVAAHGNSLRSIIMYLERLTSQEVIRLELSTGVPLLYIYKEGEFMRRGSPVGPTEPGVYAHTKGPSRNWSSVFIQTIPNNQRV, encoded by the exons ATGGTTGCGACAGCTTTTCGCCATCCTGTTGGAATTTTTCACCTCCATTGTTCAGTTGGTGAGACTGGCTCTGCCAGAAATTGTAGGCAGTCATCTTTCAGATTTATCTCTAAAAATTTTGAGGTCGATGTTCGCCTGCTTAGAAAAGAACATTGTAGCTCTAGACAGTGTAAGCTGCACGTAGTTTGTTCATCGTCTTCCCAAGCTTCGACAACTGATCCAATTTTGTCTACCTCGCAAG GTGAAAGTTCTTTGGTCTTAATTCGTCATGGCGAATCTTTGTGGAATGAGAAGAACTTGTTCACCGGTTGTGTTGATGTGCCTTTAACCAAGAGAGGTGTTGATGAAGCAATAGAAGCTGGTAAGAGAATTAGCAACATCCCTGTAGATATGATTTACACATCTTCGCTAATTCGTGCACAGATGACGGCTATGCTTGCCATGACTCAACACCGCCGGAAGAAG GTGCCAATCATTGTGCATAACGAGAGTAGACAGGCGGAAACATGGAGTCAAATTTACAGTGGAGATACTAAAAAGCAATCAATTCCAGTTATAACTGCTTGGCAATTAAACGAAAGAAT GTATGGTGAATTACAAGGTCTTAATAAGCTGGAGACATCTGAGAGATATGGAAAAGAGAAAGTGCATGAGTGGCGTCGGAGTTATGATATTCCTCCTCCCAGTGGTGAGAGTTTGGAAATGTGTTCTCAAAGAGCTGTAGCCTATTTTAGAGAACAG ATTGAACCACAACTACAATCTGGAAAGAACGTTCTGGTTGCTGCCCACGGAAATTCATTGAGGTCTATTATTATGTATCTCGAGAGACTAACTTCTCAAGAG GTTATTAGGTTAGAGTTATCAACCGGAGTACCACTGCTCTATATCTATAAGGAGGGAGAGTTTATGAGGAGGGGAAGTCCAGTTGGACCTACAGAACCTGGTGTGTATGCACATACTAAG GGGCCTTCGAGGAATTGGAGTAGTGTGTTCATTCAAACAATCCCGAACAATCAGAG AGTTTAG